The following DNA comes from Sparus aurata chromosome 3, fSpaAur1.1, whole genome shotgun sequence.
AAGGCAGGGGAGTTGTTGCCAGAGCTGGACAGTTGGCACTGTGCTGCTTCTTGCATAAACCAAGATGTTTAAGAAAATCTGGTTTGCGTACCAGTGTCAAATTGCAGTAAATGCAATGATAATGCAGCTGAAGTCGACAACCCAGTCCACATCGATGAATGATATATCCTTAAACATAAGAGCATAGAATCAAGTATTAtataatcagtgttttattcCAAATTGTCAAGGTTAGCAaagtgaggacccaaatgcaggaCACTCAAGGCAGCAGGAGAATTTTTGCAAATTTTACCTTCATGACAAACAGCCCGGTTAAGATGCAGGTCCAGATGTTTTTTACACTTGCTCAACTTCGTTGGATTGAACAGTGTTGGACTGCAGAATGGACAATGGTACTTCTGACATGCCATACATTTGGCGAGCTGGGGCAAGGTCAGACCTTCCTGCATTGTTATGTGCACCTTTAGAGTGCCTAATTAGTcaaattcaatatttttttacagATATAAACTAGGCCTAAACCTAATAATGGACAACAATACATTTATGGACAACAAACCAAATTAACTGCAAAGGTGATTGTGATCTGCATGATCAGCATATTCTGGAGCAGGACCAATCAAAAAGCAGGGCTGATGCTCctgcatgagagagagaatatGTTGACCATGCAGATCACAATCACCTGTGCAGCTAATTTGTTTGCTTGCCTTTACATTGTCTGACCTGCTGTATGATTTTAAGAAATGCCTGAAGAAGATCAGTAAGATTGAAACGTTGTACTCAAGGATGAAATTTTGATTTCTTTCAGTTCACAgtgttttctagtagttcttctagttttctattgctacttttaagtttactgttccctttttttggtttgactggttgtaaagcatgtagcaaaacattatcacccaaTTCTGTGTTTGATGAAAAGTCTTTCCAAAAAAATGTCACTCCCTCCCTACTGTGAGTTCCTGACCCAGCTCATGAACTTTGTCACTACTATTTATTaccaataaataatacatttacacactTACAAAGACTTTTTAGTATACCGGCCTCAATATAAAACTGTACATGGCCAGTTTGCTTCTTTCATCTGACAAAATATATAGATGCATGGTGTTTGAACTTTGAAGGCTCTGATACAGATTATCATCACCCTTACATTTGTCACAATGGTTAATCTCATGACTAACATATAATTATTTGTTCAACCTCACCTGTGAGCCTCcagcctcttctcctcctcctctacatCCTCCAGCCTTTCCTCCTCTACATCCTCCaatctctcctcctctatctcctccagcatctcctcctctacctcctccagcgtcctctccatctcctccaggttctcctcctctccctcctccagcctctcctcctatatctcctccagcttcttctcctctacctcctccagcctctcctgctctccctcctccagcttctcctcctctccctcctccagcctctcctcctacatctcctccagcttcttctcctctacctcctccagcctctcctgctctccctcctccaacatctcctccagcttctcctcctctccctcctccagcctctcctgctctccctcctccaatctctcctcctacatctcctccagcatctcctcctctacctcctccagTCTTTCCTCCTGTATCTCCTTCTGCATTCTGCATTCTCTACTATCCATCACCTGACAAAAATATATTGACGCATAGCATGAACAGTGGGACACTTTGGGGTGCAACAATCACCAATTTTGATGATGCGGTTGTAGAGGAAAAAACTTCACAATTATCATGAGTTTGGttgtataaaatcacatttgtaatccaaggttttcttgtatttttccctaaatctttcattgttggtgtttttttttaaacagttgctgtctttcaacataaaaataatacatgaaaataagtgtatttctttggcattaaatataagctttttaaaaatctttacatTGTTGAAACTCTAAAGttaaaataatcataataataataataacaataataataataatagcaacaatgataatacattttatttatcagcactttcaataaaactcaaagacactttacaagattattgagagctttgtaattgatgAGGATCTTGAAGTGAGTATGCTgctttatccccccccccccccaagaggTCCTGGCTGCAGCCTCCACTGTCGGGACAGGAAATGCATGATACATTTCAAGATAAAATCGCAAATGTACTTCCCGCTGAATCGTTTTCCTCACAAATGCATTAATTAttaattcaaagaaaaaataaagctttTGATTTGGACAATTGAAGCATTAGCCTTTGTATTTTTCACTTGTCATTAATGATTGCTATATATGTAGACTAATATAAACTACACTTCATAATTTTACAACTTAGTCATTGTGAAAAACAAACGGTAGGTTATATGACTTGGGGCTCAATTGTCTCTTTGTAGCCTACCATAAAGCTGAGGATCTTGAAAGAGAACGTCAAATAGTTGATCAATGAAAACAATGGAGGGCagcaataaactgctcagtgcACCAGATTTTCTTATGTTATAACTCATTCTTAAGCAAACATCTCATAAGATGCCATAGGCCTATACATTTATTGTCTACTATACATGCACATCACTGCCTTTTAATTATCATTCAATTTGACTTTATTGCACCATACATTTAATGTTTGGTTCTATGTCTATGCTAAATATGTTCTTGTGCTGCTAGAACATGCTGCGGGGGCATGCTGCCCTGGAAGaaaattttgaatatttcatatttaaaaggatctgatgcattttgagaggaaattcaagcagaattacaagacagtatgaatgtatgatcaagtatctatctatacatggtcacattatgctataTAAGAAATGGGACTGACAACTTCTCCCATGAAATGCGCAACAGCACAACTTTCATAGTGCAATCTGCCGCAGAATGAAAACAGCAAGCCATTACAGAGTGTGTTTTGACAAGACCAACATGGATTTTGAAAAAGTATGGCAGCCATAATGTTTGGTCCATTATTGCTTTGCAGAATTTCCACATGTCATCAATGTCATAAAATGTGAACTTAAAAGGCTCCAGGATAGTTTCCTTTTCATCCTCATCCAATTCTTCTTTCCACACCCTTCCATACTGCAGAGCAGCCTCAGCCTGGCGCTCCTCCCCCATGGACAGAACATCAGGAAGGTCCACTCTGGCAGACAACAGTGGTTTATTGGCCTCAACCCACTCAGCAGCGCGTCTGCAATCATGAAGGACACGATCTTCAGCCAAGTCCtatgacaaagacagaaagatgtCTGTACCGTAGCTGCTGCACCAACAGTATCTGACCAATAGATACTGTGAAAAAGCTTACCCCTTCCACTGGTGTGTCCACATCAGCAGGTCTGACTGAGACCTCagcctgctgctcttcttcctgaaaATATACAGATAAGCAAAATAATCAgttgtaatattcaaaacacaagctccaaaaagaagaaaacgaaAAGATCctgtagtggaaattctcctttgtgaggtagagagttgctaagtctccgaagaacttcagacttcagcgtatgaatcagatgtcatttaataacacACAGCGTGGAGTAGAAGGCGTAAACGCGTTCTctgacaaactctaaattgttatcccttaagtacagaacagagaggaggttaccttcatttacaacagtcataaaacatcttctttacagaatagtgactctttgatatttggtgtgtcctgtcttcccaggacagtgaccctttgatgtaacagatgggacagtaaatgttatcttatctaaacttcgtgtacattccaatgtggggatgtgcccccacctgtggctcttgtgacacctcaggcagtgtgacagtctctcttccccctcctgtccttacagtacattgataacaaaaggaagactatgtaattttctcacaatCCCATCAGTGCCCTCCTCTAATATGTCTACCTAGACATATTAGAAAGCTcaacaaatgttatttttccaATCATGCATTACCTAGacacattattttcaaattgCAGACAGCAGGTCTGACCTTAACTTGTGAATGGCATATTCTTAAAGTAACCCCACAATTGGAGTCCGATGGGAAAAAAGATAGGAAATGAAAATGCTGGTTTCTGACctgaaacaaaaggaaaactcAGATGGAACTGACACAAAATTAAAATCTGACCTCAGTAATGTCATCCACCTTCCTTTTCATCAGCCGAAACACTGGTGGCACCTCACCTTGCAGGACGGCTTTTGATGCTTTCCATGGCTCTGATGGATTAaacaatagaaataaataagaaattTCTTGTAACAACTTCTAGtcaatcaaatatcaaaatctTTGCGGCCTCACCTTCCAAGGTCAAAATTTTCCATAAGGATGATACACCACCACTGTCGCAAAAGTGGCATGTCCCTCTGAAAAAttaagagcacacacacaaaaaacccacaCTATGtcataataaatgttttgttgttgtaatttTGAGCTTACTTTGATTGCATGAATCATCTTACAATAGAAAAGTCATATGGAGCATCCAGTGTGGTGCAAAGGGCATTCTAGGAATAAAACATAGTAATTGTAATTTAATGCTGATATCTTTAACGCACACAGAATGACACAAATAATATATAACAAATAATGTCTACTACCATCAACATGAAGATGCCACAGTCAATCCTGCATGGTTGTCAGGGAAAACCAGATCAGAAAGAAGTCAATTATGTAATTATTGATTAACAGTATTAAAGTATTCAACTGTTaatttatacatacattatGATACATTATACATACTTTATACTCTTACCTGAATTTGTAGTCCAGTTTTCTCTGTCCAGTTGCCAGGATTTAGTGACTGGGCAAGTTTTCTAAAAGACAATTgcattaaaagataaataattgTCATCAAAATGATCAATATGGGCTCTTTCCCTGAACATGTGTCACTGGTTCCGATTCGGGGCAATTTCTTGACTGAATTGTATGAAATATGTTAATGTTGGTAGGtcatgttatatatatatatatatatatatatatatatatatatatatatatatatatatatatatatatatatatagatatatatatatatatatatatatatatatatatatatatatatatatatatatatatatatatatatatatatatatatatatatatatatatatatatatacacaccatggtctgggggaatactcgattctgattggctgcagggtgtccattaacccctgatatatggacacctactaagtagttccagtcaaattgactggtcaccgctgtaaatcaatgcgctagctggcatatcaaatctgaatattttatttccagcactgagtgcagtccgtcagtccttcagtgtcttatcctctgaacaccacagggtggcgactgtaacagacaagctgcagaaagttcactttccctctaaatttactgataggcaaataatctcacatcccgtttaCTGTTCAACGCTCTGCTTTAGGCTGCGGCCACACAAACATTACACAcagccggtcatttgttcgtgaaaatcttgctattgatttggggacagtgacatgactggttagctagccgGTCTTGTTAGCTAgaatactgtcaaattatatttactgtttgtcaaccgtacgcaatgttattgactttgaatcttgctagcatagcgttagctttctggctcattgCTGAGCGGAATAGAATATCTCCCGCTGCTAAGCcttatctatgatccgtcctatttactggaggagtgaacaacgtttcagttgcataagaatcttacgggagggaaatgattgttccaggtattagtcaaaccctcaggcgttaccagggaaactaagttatggcttgtgaaaaactttatattttgattgtaaaatgcatgaaaatgtaaattaatggtccgaatttcttttctttggcaagtgactttggtataagcgggataatgcccagCGGAACCATCCTCCgctgcgcgtcggacggttcttaggcctccgcatcgtccattaactcctgtttatggacaccttgtcgggcattatcccttacgtaGGAGCCACACATTGCTTTGCCGAGGATTATGTGGGTTTCGATTTGTTTGGTCTGGTTGCCAAGGTGATATGTGGGGTTTGGGTCACATGGTCACTGGTAGTAGGTGACATTAAGGGCTGATTCACCTGCATCGGAGGGGAGAGAGGCAAGTTAGGTAGCTGCAATTTTTGTTAACCGTCTTTGTTCAAGTCTGATCATCTGAATACACATACGCAAACAGTGTACACGATTTCCATCTAATGTGCGCGTGTAATCGGAAGGCCGCTGTAGctctttttgtttattaaatACCTTGAAACGTACCTGGACTCTGTGCTCCTCTGTATCAGCAGCAGCGTGTCATACAAATATACAGGACCTATTCTCTACCTCTCAAGCGACTTTAATGGATTAGAAAGCCGCAACACTTATGTTGCACCATAAAAAGGCTGTCACACAGATCTGAACATGatctggttaaaaaacaaaaaactgaactCTTTAGAacatcacacagaaaaaaggtttttgttAGTGacctcagcagtctcctcatctCCTTATCACCAAATCCTAATGGTGCTTGACCACATTGGGAGTCAAGAAATAGTATTTCCCTCTGTGTTGGCTTCAAAACCTGTAATTGTAGTTAGTAACATTTGAGTCAACATTGTTTTCCGTGACATGCAAATCACCTGTTACAGTAAGCATCACTACTTACAGAGAGCAGGAAATGCCCAGGTTTCCACACAGGAATGACAATGGCATCGCTGATTGAAGCATCATTCTAATacaaaggaaaagttcaaaAGCAAACTGATAAAATACACAAGAAATATCATTAGAACAAAAATAAGTAGGACAAGTTGCACTTACAGGTTTGCTTGCAAGTGGCTCACAAAACGTTGGTTTTTGCCAAGTTGGTACGATATAGAGGTcagccacaaaacattttttcccctgtgtaatacatttcaaatgtgaGCAAATACCCATataatataaaaagtaaaagtatattTCGAAtacaatatttatgttttataccTGTGATTGAGGAATTTTCTCAATGACCTCAAAGCACGCATTTCCTATctgcaaaccaaacaaaaaacaaaaacttggcaatgacaaaaaaaaaaaaaaaacataattagctCACAATTAAATGGGTTCAAATGTTAACTCACAGTTGATACCATTTCCTTGTTCAATCCAAGCCCTCGGAAGTCAGCTTGGGTCAGGCACAATGAGCTCGCCTGCTGGGTTGTCTATGTCCAACACATATTTAAGTTGATGATTGttgaagaaaaagacaaaatctgACATAATATTTTGAATTATCATACAGGAACATGGGTGGTAGGGTTTCAAGATGAGAAGCACATATCTCTATCTAATATATCACACAGCTCTTTCTTTCCTGTAAGAATACATACCAGCTGCTCTTGGGCAGGATGTAGCTTGAAGATCCATGATGCTTGGCATGCTCGGCATGGTCTCACATTCTCACATTTTGTGATCATTTCACAATGTGGTCCACAGGCATTAGTGTCTATTAGGGggaattaaaatataaaaccaaTACTATTTTGTGTGGATTTTTTAAAACCTACTACCTACCTGTGTTTGGGTCAGTGGGGAGCTCATGTAGCTGCTGAGGTGTTCCAGCGACTGCAGGATGATGCTGTTAGGCATATCAGGTGCTGGGGGTCCTGAGGTTAAAGAAATCATTATCAGGCAACATAAGCATTATATATTTCAAATTACCACTACGAAACAAATCTCTTTCAATTAATTTTACCAAATACTGCTTGTCCAAATTTGTCTAGTGTGATGTCTTTCAAACGATGTGAGTCACGTAGTTGAGTCTCTGtagttgctttgttttgttgtttctgtgatgtATTAGGTTTCTCATCAGAAAAACGTGTGTTGATGGAGCCATGTTATTGAGGAAGTAATTGTTTTTGCGCATACATGAAAAAAGTTGCTCGGCCACCTGGCTATTCAATGAACCCTCCTCAACACTTTTTGTGGGTCTTTGGTATTGGCCTCATGGAATTTGTCATACAAGACATAGTGATCTGGGGAGCCAGGGCATGGATGCCCATCTTTATCAGGATTCTGCAACATCTCAGTCAGCCATGGTAGGGATATCTTGAGTTTGttctgctgagctgctgtgatGTTTTGTGGTGTCGATGCAGCCAATCTCCCTTCATGTGGCTTGAAAGGTATCACAGTTGGCCAGTGTAGGTTGACATGAGTTGCCAGATCCCGAGCATCAACAGTGACATTTGGCAGATGTTTCCAGGATAGAAGGTCAGCAAAATCTTGTGGAGACTCTGCACGCAGGTTAAACTTCAAACTGTACACCACACCATGTGGACAGAGAATCACTGACCAGCCAGCTTCAATGGAAAATTGAAAAAACAGTGTAATAGTAAACGTGCAAGTGGAGAATCTTAGGTAATGCAGTTAAATGTGCCCCTTACCAGATGCTCCCCAGATTTTCTGGAATATCTTGTATATTTGACAAGCTTTTCAGAGTATCGTGGTAAATAGAGTCATATCATATTAAACTATCAcattaaaacatacatttcGCTGTCAAATTCAAGTCAAAGGAGTATTTTTatgaaattatacaaataatgtGATTCATGGTCACACTCCGATCCTGTTccattttgttgttgtaatgAAAAAGGCGCGCTGTTGCAAAAAAAGAGCTGCAGCCTCCAGTCCCTCGCTAAGGGAAACAGGTTTCAGCTTGAACGGCCCGTTTTTCACTTGGTCCTAGTAGTGCTTGACGTGTCTGTTTACTACAGCGTAACGTTGTTTTTGGAcggtaaaaactgcaggggaccaaaacagccttttgaaaaagtgcaggggacatgtcccctgtgtcCTCCACCAAAACTATGCCTGTGGTTGTACTTGTACTTGCTATTAAGTTACCTGGAGCTTTTAAACAGTGTGCGGACGTTACCTTTTATTGCTTTCGGCTCCTTATTGATACAGAACCTGTATTAGGTTTTTTTTGGATGTGCACACCCACCCAGTTTTTGCTTTTGATCTTACCTGCATTACCTTAATTTCATTGaacacaaactcaaacactTCATTTCCAACAAGCTAGCATTAACTACCTATTAGCTTAACCTAGATCCTGGTATATATGTAGCTATACGTTATATtgccttctatttatgttatgtactgtgtgttttatttgcggacccactgctgctgtaaccaaataatttcccagtctgagatcattaaagtaattctatctatctatctctaaaTATCTTACGTGCTTTTCAGACTATCAGGGAAAATAGAGTCATATcatatctgtttcctgaatatattagTATGTgggtgaatgtgtaaatgagttACATTAACtaatagcactttgtagaaggtgGCTTTATAAAGTTCAATCCATTGACTTGTCATAGTTCAAAGGGCTGCGCTGCGGCGAAGTCGACGTATCGCAGCAGCCGGCCAACCTGCTCAATGAGgcatctatgtatatatgtctatggtgatgagtgtcagaaacaaaagtaaaagtcatcaGGAGATGAAAATATACAAGGGTTTTATGTTGATATTATACTGTGTTGAGATAGTATCTTTATTGTGCTCCAGCCACCAATAATTTGATTTGACAGTATAAAATAGACCTaatacatgacatttaaagggTTTGTTTTGTGGTCTATGAAACAAAGTTGCAATGATACAAAAATGGGCTATTGCAGACCTGAATAATACACCCATAGAGTGGGGATCCACTGGTATGCATGTTAGGAAAATGGCTAATATTTTAAGTCTGGATGAAACTTCAGGGAGCACTTGCAGAGAGCTCTTTATTTGCTCTGAGGTGAGGTCAACCTGAGATAgatgaattgaggagactgGGACGAAAGTAGCTcgatttcataaagagacctctctAATGTCTCTGCTTGAgatcaaaaagagacacaagagttgagACAATATGAGACTTCATTGGAAGCTTGAttagatctcctttgaaacttacagggagcccaagttgagattttgtgcACTTCTTTGATCAACCTGAGATACATGAGTTGAGGAGTCTGGGATGAGAGTAGATCAatttcataaagagacctctctgatgtcttTGCTTGAgatcaaaaagagacacaagagttgagTCAATCTCTGAGACTTCATTGGGAGCTTGGTAaaatctcctttgaaacttacagggagcccaagttgagattttgtgcACCTGTTTTATCAACCTGAGATACATGAATTGAGGAGACTTGGACGAGAATGGATcgatttcataaagagacctctctgatgtctctgcctgagatcatacagagacacaagagttgagACATTCTGAGACTTCATCAAGGGCTtcatgagatctcctttgaaacttgcAGGGAGCCTAAGTTGAGATTTTGTGCACCTGTTTGATTAACCTGAGATACATGAATTGAGGAGACTGGGACGAGAATAGATCGATTTCATAAAGacacctctctgatgtctctgcttgagatcaaaaagagacacaagagttgagACATTCTGAGACTTCATCGAGAGCTtcatgagatctcctttgaaacttgcagggagcccaagttgagattttgtgcacctgtgtctcaggagaaacaactgagaaacaggagaaatcagccacagcctcactttggtctcacatagatctcatagttgtctaggagaaatgaatgagacactactgagatctcttttccaattttcgtttcctctgggaagGATCGTGTGTTGAGCGAGTGTGTGGCCAAGCTGGGCCATGTGGCATCTCAGCTTTTCCAGCTGTTCCTGGCATCCAGCTTTGTCCCAAGGGCGTGAAATGAGACAACTATCATCCCTGTTCTCAAAAAGCCTCATGTCAAAACCATGAATGATCTTGGACCTTTGGCACTCACCTCCATCCTCTGCAAGAGCATGGTGCGGGTGGTCACTGAGGAGCTTAGCACTCTGGTGGGCAAGAGCTTGCACCGTGTGCagttcacaaacacaaacacacttctgCACTGCCACCAAGGACTACAAGTCAACACACCACTGGTTTTATTGATTTAGGATTTTTTTGTTGAACAtgttaaagctgtagtctgtaactatttttgttatatttgcaaaaattgtcattatgatctgacagtaaaGATACAGGTcggctgtgtaaaaatccactgtct
Coding sequences within:
- the LOC115578343 gene encoding uncharacterized protein LOC115578343, whose translation is MPFAPHWMLHMTFLLGTCHFCDSGGVSSLWKILTLEEPWKASKAVLQGEVPPVFRLMKRKVDDITEEEEQQAEVSVRPADVDTPVEGDLAEDRVLHDCRRAAEWVEANKPLLSARVDLPDVLSMGEERQAEAALQYGRVWKEELDEDEKETILEPFKFTFYDIDDMWKFCKAIMDQTLWLPYFFKIHVGLVKTHSVMACCFHSAADCTMKVVLLRISWEKLSVPFLI